Proteins from one Micromonospora sp. M71_S20 genomic window:
- a CDS encoding TetR/AcrR family transcriptional regulator: protein MPRVSQDQLDARRQEILAAARACFARHGYEGATVRRLEEATRLSRGAIFHHFRDKDSLFLAVAEDDAAAMVETVARNGLVQVMRDLLAGAVSPDTTGWLGSQLEVSRRLRTDPAFAKRWAERSAAIAEATRDRLARQREAGVLREDVPIDVLAQFLELAYDGLVLHLAMGRPAGDLGPVLDLVEEAVRRR from the coding sequence GTGCCCAGAGTAAGTCAGGACCAGCTCGACGCGCGCCGGCAGGAGATCCTCGCCGCCGCGCGGGCGTGTTTCGCCCGGCACGGCTACGAGGGCGCCACGGTCCGCAGGCTGGAGGAGGCCACCCGGCTGTCCCGGGGCGCGATCTTCCACCACTTCCGCGACAAGGACTCGCTCTTCCTGGCGGTGGCCGAGGACGACGCCGCGGCCATGGTGGAGACGGTGGCCCGCAACGGCCTGGTCCAGGTCATGCGGGACCTGCTGGCCGGCGCGGTCTCCCCCGACACCACCGGCTGGCTGGGCAGCCAGCTCGAGGTTTCCCGGCGGCTGCGGACCGACCCGGCGTTCGCCAAGCGGTGGGCGGAGCGGTCGGCGGCGATCGCCGAGGCGACCCGCGACCGACTGGCCCGGCAGCGGGAGGCGGGCGTGCTCCGCGAGGACGTGCCGATCGACGTGCTGGCGCAGTTCCTCGAACTCGCCTACGACGGCCTGGTGCTGCACCTGGCGATGGGCCGTCCAGCCGGCGACCTCGGCCCGGTGCTCGACCTGGTCGAGGAGGCCGTCCGCCGCCGCTGA
- a CDS encoding carbon-nitrogen hydrolase family protein gives MTPLPTAVAVPAAPLTVAAVQAEPVPGDVAGNAASAARLVRRATERGARVTVLPELFLPAYHLPTLAADPAGTDVAADAAGAVTDPRLDPLREAARDGGGAAVVGAAVRHPDGRRTISALLVDRAGEVRVGYDKQQLWSGERELFVAGDRGATLLVDDWRLGIGICYDGCFPEHGRAAAADGAHGYLCPSGYLAGSEHRRDLYYAARALDNTMYVVFANLVGGADPWRFNGGAAVYDPEGRPLARGADTGEAVLVVALAPEALAATRAAHCMLLDRLPHQGGARSALPA, from the coding sequence GTGACGCCACTCCCCACCGCCGTCGCGGTCCCCGCCGCACCGCTGACCGTCGCGGCCGTGCAGGCCGAGCCCGTCCCCGGCGACGTGGCCGGCAACGCGGCGAGCGCCGCCCGGCTGGTCCGCCGCGCCACGGAGCGGGGTGCCCGGGTGACCGTGCTGCCCGAGCTCTTCCTGCCCGCGTACCACCTGCCGACGCTCGCGGCCGATCCGGCCGGCACCGACGTCGCGGCCGACGCGGCGGGCGCGGTGACCGACCCGCGGCTGGACCCGCTGCGCGAGGCGGCCCGCGACGGCGGCGGCGCCGCGGTGGTCGGCGCCGCGGTCCGGCACCCGGACGGCCGGCGGACGATCTCCGCCCTGCTGGTCGACCGCGCCGGCGAGGTCCGCGTCGGATACGACAAGCAGCAGCTGTGGAGCGGCGAGCGGGAGCTGTTCGTCGCCGGCGACCGGGGTGCCACCCTGCTCGTCGACGACTGGCGGCTCGGGATCGGCATCTGCTACGACGGCTGCTTCCCCGAGCACGGCCGGGCCGCGGCGGCCGACGGGGCGCACGGCTACCTCTGCCCGAGCGGCTACCTGGCCGGCTCCGAGCACCGCCGCGACCTCTACTACGCCGCCCGCGCGCTGGACAACACGATGTACGTGGTGTTCGCCAACCTCGTCGGCGGCGCCGACCCGTGGCGGTTCAACGGCGGCGCGGCGGTCTACGACCCGGAGGGGCGGCCGCTGGCCCGGGGCGCGGACACCGGCGAGGCCGTGCTGGTCGTCGCGCTCGCCCCGGAGGCCCTCGCGGCGACCCGGGCCGCCCACTGCATGCTGCTCGACCGCCTGCCCCACCAGGGCGGCGCCCGTTCGGCGCTGCCGGCCTGA
- a CDS encoding HAD family hydrolase produces the protein MPLLLLDLDNTLLDRAGPFRAWGERFLAGVGAPPTDIDWLLSIDADGLTDRWDVADAVRDRYGLRMPSIDLVEELHDGVVANIRLHPLVACALRIADEAGWTPVVVSNGGVRQQEAMIRRTGLDRYVADWVISEEVGVSKPNPRIFALAARRVRLPLRGAWVVGDGPEVDIGGAAAVGLPSVWLHRGRSWVDDRFAPTRTADGVIAAVATVLAG, from the coding sequence GTGCCGCTGCTCCTGCTGGACCTGGACAACACGCTGCTCGACCGGGCCGGTCCGTTCCGCGCCTGGGGCGAGCGTTTCCTGGCCGGTGTCGGCGCGCCGCCGACCGACATCGACTGGCTGCTGTCCATCGACGCCGACGGGCTGACCGACCGGTGGGACGTGGCCGACGCCGTGCGTGACCGGTACGGGCTGCGGATGCCGTCCATCGACCTGGTCGAGGAGCTGCACGACGGCGTGGTGGCCAACATCCGGCTCCATCCGCTGGTCGCCTGCGCGCTGCGGATCGCCGACGAGGCCGGCTGGACACCCGTGGTGGTCAGCAACGGCGGGGTACGCCAGCAGGAGGCCATGATCCGGCGTACCGGGCTGGACCGCTACGTCGCCGACTGGGTCATCTCCGAGGAGGTCGGCGTCAGCAAGCCCAACCCGAGGATCTTCGCGCTGGCCGCCCGGCGGGTACGGCTGCCCCTGCGCGGCGCCTGGGTGGTCGGCGACGGCCCGGAGGTGGACATCGGGGGCGCCGCCGCCGTGGGCCTGCCCAGCGTGTGGCTGCACCGGGGGCGGAGCTGGGTCGACGACCGGTTCGCCCCCACCCGCACGGCGGACGGCGTGATCGCCGCCGTCGCGACGGTGCTCGCCGGCTGA
- a CDS encoding RIO1 family regulatory kinase/ATPase → MRDHDLPARERRTRGKRRFDDDEQLFLKRGRAAEPVPADPDAEPDPDTGERWSSWDDAVHGPEPHPDWLITELAAKDTELGMLKTGKEADVHLVRRAVPGTDRSCLLAVKRYRDAQHRLFHRDAGYLEGRRVRRSRENRAMAGRTAFGRQMIAGQWAAAEFAALARLWEVGARYGTITVPYPVQLRGTELMLEFLGDQDEGLAAPRLAQLRPEAGELRELWGQLVDALVVLARAGLAHGDLSPYNLLVHAGRLVLIDLPQVVDVVANPQGPEFLARDVRVVATWFAARGLPAADADPAALTALLLREAGIR, encoded by the coding sequence GTGCGCGATCACGACCTTCCGGCGCGCGAGCGCCGTACCCGCGGCAAGCGCCGCTTCGACGACGACGAACAGCTCTTCCTGAAGCGTGGCCGGGCCGCCGAGCCCGTTCCCGCCGACCCCGACGCCGAGCCCGACCCCGACACGGGGGAGCGCTGGTCCTCCTGGGACGACGCCGTGCACGGCCCGGAGCCCCACCCCGACTGGCTGATCACCGAGCTGGCCGCCAAGGACACCGAGCTGGGCATGCTCAAGACCGGCAAGGAGGCGGACGTCCACCTGGTCCGCCGGGCGGTGCCCGGCACCGACCGGTCCTGCCTGCTGGCGGTCAAGCGGTACCGGGACGCCCAGCACCGGTTGTTCCACCGCGACGCCGGCTACCTGGAGGGCCGCCGGGTCCGCCGGTCCCGGGAGAACCGGGCGATGGCCGGCCGTACCGCCTTCGGCCGGCAGATGATCGCCGGGCAGTGGGCGGCGGCCGAGTTCGCCGCGCTGGCCCGGCTCTGGGAGGTCGGCGCCCGCTACGGCACGATCACCGTCCCCTACCCGGTGCAACTGCGCGGCACGGAGCTGATGCTGGAGTTCCTCGGCGACCAGGACGAGGGGCTGGCCGCACCCCGGCTGGCCCAGCTGCGGCCGGAGGCGGGGGAGCTGCGCGAGCTGTGGGGGCAGCTCGTCGACGCCCTCGTGGTGCTCGCCCGCGCCGGCCTCGCGCACGGCGACCTGTCGCCGTACAACCTGCTGGTGCACGCGGGGCGGCTGGTGCTGATCGACCTGCCGCAGGTGGTCGACGTGGTGGCCAACCCGCAGGGGCCGGAGTTCCTGGCCCGCGACGTGCGGGTGGTCGCCACCTGGTTCGCGGCCCGGGGCCTGCCCGCGGCGGACGCCGACCCGGCCGCGCTGACGGCGCTGCTGCTGCGGGAGGCGGGGATCCGCTGA
- a CDS encoding DUF2630 family protein: protein MDDKTILNRISELVDEEHRLRADAQAGESGTDDDARTRLRELEESLDQCWDLLRRRRAARQTHGDPDAQGTRPKPAVERYLQ, encoded by the coding sequence ATGGACGACAAGACCATCCTGAACCGGATCTCCGAGCTGGTCGACGAGGAGCACCGGTTGCGCGCCGACGCGCAGGCCGGCGAGTCGGGCACGGACGACGACGCCCGCACCCGGCTGCGCGAGCTGGAGGAGTCCCTCGACCAGTGCTGGGACCTGCTGCGCCGGCGGCGGGCCGCCCGGCAGACCCACGGCGACCCGGACGCCCAGGGAACGCGCCCCAAGCCGGCGGTCGAGCGCTACCTCCAGTGA
- a CDS encoding GNAT family N-acetyltransferase: protein MVPTLRAAGPSDLVPVADLLRAARPHLVVTPELLAWQAAGKPAERFGMLVAETGDGIAGVARTGLLYESAEPGLGFVNLVVCPEGRGRGVGSVLLAAAEERLAGLGVRRAYARVVDEPAPLAFAERRGYRPGRRSVILGLDLSAVVLPAAPVAPAGVRLGTAADLVDPRPLYEADLAAAADEPGDVGMDEISFDEWRAAYWDRPDLDRALSTVATADGVVVAFSLALTDRRDRYLSGMTGTRSGWRGRGLARAVKHASLRAARSAGLRWASTINDAGNDAMRTVNAWCGYRPVSAECRYLRELPRR, encoded by the coding sequence ATGGTCCCCACCCTCCGGGCCGCCGGCCCCTCCGACCTGGTGCCGGTCGCCGACCTGCTCCGCGCCGCCCGGCCCCACCTGGTGGTCACGCCGGAGCTGCTCGCCTGGCAGGCGGCCGGCAAGCCGGCCGAGCGCTTCGGGATGCTCGTCGCCGAGACGGGCGACGGGATCGCCGGCGTCGCCCGGACGGGGCTGCTGTACGAGAGCGCCGAGCCGGGGCTCGGCTTCGTCAACCTGGTCGTGTGCCCCGAGGGGCGGGGGCGGGGCGTCGGGTCGGTGCTGCTCGCCGCCGCCGAGGAGCGACTCGCCGGGCTCGGGGTGCGCCGGGCGTACGCGCGGGTCGTCGACGAGCCGGCGCCGCTCGCCTTCGCCGAGCGGCGCGGCTACCGGCCCGGCCGGCGCAGCGTGATCCTGGGCCTGGACCTGTCGGCGGTGGTGTTGCCGGCCGCGCCCGTCGCGCCGGCCGGGGTGCGGCTGGGCACGGCCGCGGACCTGGTCGACCCGCGTCCGCTGTACGAGGCGGACCTGGCCGCCGCCGCGGACGAGCCGGGCGACGTCGGGATGGACGAGATCAGCTTCGACGAGTGGCGGGCCGCGTACTGGGACCGGCCGGACCTGGACCGGGCGCTGAGCACGGTGGCGACGGCCGACGGTGTGGTGGTGGCGTTCAGCCTCGCGCTGACCGACCGGCGGGACCGCTACCTGTCGGGGATGACGGGCACCCGCAGCGGGTGGCGGGGCCGGGGCCTCGCCCGGGCGGTCAAGCACGCGTCGCTGCGGGCGGCCCGCTCGGCGGGCCTCCGGTGGGCGTCCACGATCAACGACGCCGGCAACGACGCGATGCGGACGGTCAACGCGTGGTGCGGATACCGGCCGGTGTCCGCCGAGTGTCGCTACCTGCGGGAGTTGCCTCGTCGCTGA
- a CDS encoding cytochrome P450 produces the protein MPLRRALPALLRDPLGALVGFAEGSGGEVVRLNLGSFRPYLVSHPEHLQYVLRDRADNYIRDGRGLLWRPVRRVVGEAILVAEGEVWESSRGALLPLFTAKRVETLVDRMAEVISEAVDEWDEPARQGRPIDTAAELTRIVLRTTMRVLFADRISVPEAERISAALDTVTTSMIARLLVPFVPYSVPMPGDRAFRAAVRTIDEVVLPIIREARARPSDDDDIISILCRPRPDGSMPDEYQIRGDVVAMFSTATETTIALLSWLWPVLETQPEVAERLYAEVDRVVGGGRVRREHLAELRYGRMVLDEMLRLYPAGWMVPRTAVADDVLGGVRVKAGATVLISPYVTQRMPMFWDDPERFDPERFSPDRPRRRYRYSYYPFGGGPHQCLGQYLFLLEAQLIVSTVLSRFRFRPTAPADLTPRMGASLSPRQRLRVTLSPVQRPVAP, from the coding sequence ATCCCGCTGCGGCGGGCGCTGCCCGCCCTGCTCCGGGATCCACTCGGCGCGCTGGTCGGCTTCGCGGAGGGATCCGGTGGGGAGGTCGTCCGGCTCAACCTCGGGTCGTTCCGCCCGTACCTGGTCAGCCACCCCGAACACCTGCAGTACGTGCTGCGCGACCGCGCGGACAACTACATCCGGGACGGTCGGGGGCTGCTGTGGCGTCCGGTCCGCCGGGTCGTCGGGGAGGCCATCCTGGTCGCCGAGGGGGAGGTGTGGGAGTCCAGCCGTGGCGCCCTGCTACCTCTGTTCACGGCGAAGCGGGTCGAGACCCTGGTGGACCGCATGGCCGAGGTGATCAGCGAGGCGGTCGACGAGTGGGACGAGCCGGCCCGGCAGGGGCGGCCGATCGACACGGCCGCCGAGCTGACCCGGATCGTCCTGCGCACCACCATGCGGGTGCTCTTCGCCGACCGGATCTCCGTGCCGGAGGCCGAGCGGATCAGCGCCGCGCTCGACACCGTCACCACCTCGATGATCGCCCGCCTGCTGGTGCCCTTCGTGCCCTACTCGGTGCCCATGCCCGGCGACCGCGCCTTCCGGGCGGCCGTGCGGACCATCGACGAGGTGGTGCTGCCGATCATCCGTGAGGCGCGGGCGCGGCCGAGCGACGACGACGACATCATCTCCATCCTCTGCCGGCCCCGTCCGGACGGCAGCATGCCGGACGAGTACCAGATCCGCGGCGATGTCGTGGCCATGTTCTCCACCGCCACCGAGACCACCATCGCGCTGCTGTCCTGGCTCTGGCCGGTGCTGGAGACCCAACCCGAGGTCGCCGAGCGGCTCTACGCCGAGGTGGACCGGGTGGTGGGCGGCGGCCGGGTCCGGCGGGAGCACCTCGCCGAACTGCGCTACGGGCGCATGGTGCTGGACGAGATGCTGCGGCTGTATCCCGCCGGTTGGATGGTCCCCCGCACGGCGGTCGCCGACGACGTGCTCGGCGGGGTGCGGGTCAAGGCGGGCGCGACGGTGCTGATCAGTCCGTACGTGACCCAACGGATGCCGATGTTCTGGGACGACCCGGAGCGCTTCGACCCCGAACGCTTCTCGCCGGACCGGCCCCGTCGCCGCTACCGCTACTCCTACTATCCCTTCGGCGGGGGCCCGCACCAGTGCCTCGGGCAGTACCTGTTCCTCCTGGAGGCGCAGCTCATCGTGAGCACGGTGCTGAGTCGCTTCCGGTTCCGCCCGACCGCGCCGGCCGACCTGACCCCACGGATGGGCGCCTCGCTCTCGCCCCGGCAACGGCTGCGGGTGACCCTGTCGCCGGTGCAGCGGCCGGTCGCCCCGTGA
- a CDS encoding terpene synthase family protein, whose product MSATDARSRAGQADVAEQGRICALATRGVRDLQKVTAAHPGLFSADTFDSAMLGSVATAIAFTAPWHSADELRITTRTLLWVFAADWQVDYLAASADDVRALVAECLAVADGADPPAGRHLARLLADIRDELATVPAFDRLRPVWRDELERMFTAVAREWDWKKASGAPGGSLPTLDRYLDNADNLACSFVNVTHWVATGDGNCLRHLDELLTVGREVQRVLRLINDLATHQRDVEWGDLNALMLVSDPVLVRDRLAQLTQRCHGLLDLLAEREPRQADYMRRQLSFTAGFYQVSDFWGTR is encoded by the coding sequence GTGAGCGCGACGGACGCGCGGTCGAGGGCCGGCCAGGCCGACGTGGCCGAACAGGGCAGGATCTGCGCCCTGGCCACGCGGGGCGTGCGCGACCTGCAGAAGGTCACCGCCGCGCACCCCGGACTCTTCTCCGCCGACACGTTCGACTCCGCGATGCTCGGTTCCGTCGCCACCGCCATCGCCTTCACCGCTCCCTGGCACAGCGCCGACGAGCTGCGGATCACCACCCGTACGCTGCTCTGGGTCTTCGCCGCCGACTGGCAGGTCGACTACCTCGCGGCGTCCGCCGACGACGTGCGCGCGCTGGTGGCGGAGTGCCTCGCGGTCGCCGACGGCGCCGATCCGCCGGCGGGGCGACACCTGGCCCGGCTGCTGGCCGACATCCGCGACGAACTGGCGACCGTGCCGGCGTTCGACCGGCTCCGGCCGGTGTGGCGCGACGAACTGGAGCGGATGTTCACCGCGGTGGCCCGGGAGTGGGACTGGAAGAAGGCGTCGGGTGCCCCGGGCGGATCCCTGCCCACCCTCGACCGCTACCTCGACAACGCCGACAACCTGGCCTGTTCCTTCGTCAACGTCACCCACTGGGTCGCCACGGGCGACGGAAACTGTCTGCGGCACCTGGACGAGCTGCTGACGGTGGGCCGCGAGGTGCAACGGGTGCTGCGCCTGATCAACGATCTGGCCACCCATCAGCGGGACGTGGAGTGGGGCGACCTCAACGCGCTCATGCTGGTTTCCGACCCGGTCCTCGTGCGCGACCGGTTGGCCCAGCTCACGCAGCGCTGCCACGGGCTGCTCGACCTGTTGGCCGAGCGCGAGCCCCGGCAGGCCGACTACATGCGCCGACAGCTCTCCTTCACCGCCGGCTTCTACCAGGTCTCCGACTTCTGGGGGACGCGATGA
- a CDS encoding prenyltransferase/squalene oxidase repeat-containing protein — protein MARRPWGEVAPSVYETGRLVAVAPLLAGHAERVAFLLRHQRADGAWGPPEGYALVPTLSATDALLAALADEGLPADARPASAAAVGRGLRALSTLLAAGSAVPDTPAADLIVPALVESINARTSGPDAAVPVTHPLSLPTGTDRRRLTAVRAAHAAGTELHPKLAHFGELLDGTAQRWPRPRAAEPTTVGASPAATAAWLATAGPDADAPAARVFLERLISEGGGPVPCPTPITVFERAWVLSWLSRAGIGVRPPEAVLAGLADAVGPAGAATGAGLLPDADTTAVTLYALGRLGRPLDPASLWGYETAEGFCTWPGEDGFSVTTNAHVLDALAQHAARDAGAGSRHRTAIGRLARVLRERQEADGSWRDRWHASPYYATACCVLALAESTPDDDSVGAVGRAVRWVLANQRDDGSWGRWGGTAEETAYALHILLAVPSDVPAVAVAARRASAYLRANVHRREHPPLWYGKELYCPTTIVRSVVLAASHLARSRLDIRRGGAHVMTGRQKSAT, from the coding sequence ATGGCGCGCAGACCGTGGGGAGAGGTTGCCCCCTCCGTCTACGAGACCGGCCGGCTGGTCGCCGTCGCGCCCCTGCTCGCCGGGCACGCCGAACGGGTCGCGTTCCTCCTCCGGCACCAGCGCGCCGACGGTGCGTGGGGACCCCCGGAGGGCTACGCGCTGGTGCCGACGTTGAGCGCCACGGACGCGCTGCTGGCGGCGCTGGCCGACGAGGGCCTGCCGGCGGACGCCCGCCCGGCTTCGGCCGCCGCGGTCGGGCGTGGACTGCGAGCCCTGTCCACCCTGCTCGCGGCGGGCTCCGCCGTGCCGGACACGCCCGCCGCCGACCTCATCGTGCCGGCCCTGGTTGAATCGATCAACGCGCGGACGTCCGGGCCGGACGCCGCCGTGCCGGTCACGCACCCGCTGAGCCTGCCCACCGGGACGGACCGTCGACGGTTGACCGCGGTCCGGGCGGCGCACGCCGCGGGCACCGAGCTGCACCCGAAACTGGCGCACTTCGGCGAGCTGCTCGACGGGACGGCCCAGCGGTGGCCGCGGCCGCGCGCCGCCGAGCCGACCACTGTCGGGGCCTCGCCAGCAGCTACCGCCGCGTGGCTGGCCACCGCCGGTCCGGACGCCGACGCGCCCGCGGCCCGCGTCTTCCTGGAGCGGCTGATCAGCGAGGGCGGCGGGCCGGTGCCCTGCCCCACGCCGATCACCGTCTTCGAGCGTGCCTGGGTCCTGAGTTGGCTGTCCCGGGCCGGCATCGGGGTGCGACCGCCGGAGGCGGTCCTCGCGGGCCTGGCCGACGCGGTCGGCCCCGCCGGTGCGGCCACCGGAGCGGGCCTGCTGCCCGACGCGGACACCACCGCCGTGACCCTGTACGCGCTCGGGCGCCTGGGCCGCCCGCTCGACCCGGCGAGTCTGTGGGGGTACGAGACGGCGGAGGGATTCTGCACCTGGCCGGGAGAGGACGGCTTCTCGGTCACCACGAACGCGCACGTGCTCGACGCCCTCGCGCAGCACGCCGCGCGTGATGCGGGCGCCGGCTCCCGACACCGCACCGCCATCGGCCGGCTGGCCCGGGTGCTCCGGGAGCGGCAGGAGGCCGATGGCAGTTGGCGCGACCGCTGGCACGCCTCGCCGTACTACGCCACCGCCTGCTGCGTGCTCGCGTTGGCCGAGTCCACCCCGGACGACGACAGCGTGGGCGCGGTCGGTCGGGCGGTGCGCTGGGTGCTGGCCAACCAACGCGACGACGGGTCGTGGGGCCGGTGGGGAGGCACCGCGGAGGAGACCGCCTACGCCCTGCACATCCTGCTGGCCGTCCCGTCGGACGTGCCGGCGGTGGCCGTCGCCGCCCGCCGGGCAAGCGCCTATCTGCGAGCGAACGTGCACCGACGCGAGCACCCACCACTGTGGTACGGCAAGGAGCTCTACTGTCCCACCACGATCGTCCGGTCGGTGGTGCTCGCCGCCTCCCACCTTGCCCGCAGTCGACTCGACATTCGACGCGGCGGTGCACATGTCATGACGGGACGGCAGAAATCAGCAACTTGA
- a CDS encoding nitrate- and nitrite sensing domain-containing protein, with product MRSRGTSIRTKVIALLLSLVALWMFAAWVTLRDGFNLLGVQMLNAKIYVPSEPLLQELQLERRLTQAYLSDPGPEQRAALEAEHRTTTELTAAFTKFVRHWQVDVAGGDALSRQLDESVAQLEALGAVRGAVLDRGTDRISAADAYTRAIGSIFQIYDVTGSLDDKELAADAAALIQLNRMKELISQQDALLSGLFGSGRMSGPEYARYTTLVGAERFLGDETRSKLSAADQRRYQQLVESESFKRLRSVQDGIIRGGQPTTQLPVSRDEWRNTVDQALAEVNSTVVAGGDGIVGRASTVAAMVVVRLVLATGLGLLAVIASIVVSVTTTRALLRQLERLREAAFRLADERLPGVVERLGHGEEVDVAKEAPPLEFGDDEIGQVGRAFNAVQETAIRTAVEQAELRRNVRDVFLSLARRTQALVHRQLTLLDAMERREHDAEELEDLFRVDHLATRMRRNAENLILLSGSTPGRAWRRNVPMVDVVRGAVAEVEDYTRVNVLPLGAVSLTGRAVGDVIHLLAELIENGLSFSPPHTSVEVRGQMVANGFAIEVEDRGLGMSEEDLAAANHRIVDQSELNLANASRLGLYVVSRLTERHGVRVQLKESAYGGTTAVVLIPAELVTADDEDPSTSGGFRAGLPAAGPVAGASGQAPPATAPVVLAEPLVSRPRSAPDADAPAAGDADDGGALPTRSRGRSLPTTGPALDARLPVRPRGGPEQHALDGPTFPTGLPTAAARPTPAQTPDATEPAAPEADTGSTATGGPAPTARQVTARTDSGLPVRVRQASIVPELRDDPAAGGDDDADDDAVRPPEQVRRMMSSYQTGTRRGRTDAARLLGAAGDSRTEAGEEPDAGDDLQAT from the coding sequence ATGCGTTCTCGCGGTACGAGTATCCGCACGAAGGTTATCGCTCTCCTGCTCTCCCTCGTGGCCCTCTGGATGTTCGCGGCCTGGGTGACCCTGCGGGACGGCTTCAATCTGCTCGGCGTCCAGATGCTCAACGCCAAGATCTACGTTCCCAGCGAGCCGTTGCTTCAGGAACTCCAGCTGGAACGCCGCCTGACCCAGGCGTACCTCAGCGACCCGGGGCCGGAGCAGCGGGCGGCGCTCGAGGCCGAACACCGCACGACGACGGAGTTGACGGCCGCCTTCACCAAGTTCGTGCGGCACTGGCAGGTCGACGTCGCCGGCGGCGACGCGTTGAGCAGGCAGCTCGACGAATCGGTGGCCCAGCTGGAGGCGCTGGGGGCGGTACGCGGCGCGGTACTCGATCGCGGCACCGACCGGATCTCCGCGGCGGACGCCTACACCCGTGCCATCGGCTCCATCTTCCAGATCTACGACGTCACCGGCAGCCTGGACGACAAGGAGCTGGCGGCGGACGCCGCGGCCCTCATCCAGCTCAACCGGATGAAGGAGCTGATCTCGCAACAGGACGCGCTGCTCAGCGGCCTGTTCGGCAGCGGCCGCATGAGTGGCCCGGAGTATGCCCGGTACACCACTCTCGTCGGCGCCGAGCGGTTCCTCGGCGACGAGACCAGGTCGAAGCTCTCCGCCGCCGACCAGCGGCGCTACCAGCAGCTCGTCGAGAGCGAGTCGTTCAAGCGCCTGCGCTCGGTCCAGGACGGCATCATCCGCGGCGGCCAACCGACGACGCAGCTGCCGGTGAGCCGGGACGAGTGGCGTAACACGGTCGACCAGGCGCTGGCCGAGGTCAACAGCACGGTGGTGGCGGGCGGCGACGGCATCGTGGGCCGGGCGTCCACCGTGGCCGCGATGGTGGTCGTGCGCCTCGTACTGGCCACCGGTCTGGGCCTGCTGGCGGTCATCGCCTCGATCGTCGTCTCCGTCACGACGACCCGAGCCCTGCTGCGGCAGCTGGAGCGGCTGCGCGAGGCCGCCTTCCGGCTCGCCGACGAGCGGCTGCCCGGCGTGGTCGAGCGGCTCGGCCACGGCGAGGAGGTCGACGTCGCCAAGGAGGCGCCTCCGCTGGAGTTCGGTGACGACGAGATCGGCCAGGTGGGCAGGGCGTTCAACGCCGTGCAGGAGACCGCCATCCGTACCGCCGTCGAGCAGGCCGAGCTGCGCCGCAACGTACGCGACGTCTTCCTCAGCCTGGCCCGGCGCACCCAGGCGCTGGTGCACCGCCAGCTCACCCTCCTCGACGCCATGGAGCGCCGCGAGCACGACGCCGAGGAGCTGGAGGACCTGTTCCGGGTCGACCACCTGGCCACCCGGATGCGGCGTAACGCCGAGAACCTCATCCTGCTCTCCGGCTCCACCCCGGGCCGCGCCTGGCGGCGCAACGTGCCGATGGTCGACGTCGTCCGCGGCGCCGTCGCCGAGGTCGAGGACTACACCCGGGTCAACGTGCTGCCCCTCGGCGCGGTCTCGCTCACCGGCCGCGCGGTCGGCGACGTCATCCACCTGCTCGCCGAGCTGATCGAGAACGGCCTGTCCTTCTCCCCGCCGCACACCTCGGTCGAGGTGCGCGGACAGATGGTGGCCAACGGCTTCGCCATCGAGGTCGAGGACCGTGGCCTGGGCATGAGCGAGGAGGACCTGGCCGCCGCGAACCACCGGATCGTCGACCAGTCCGAGCTGAACCTGGCCAACGCCTCCCGCCTGGGGCTCTACGTCGTCAGCCGGCTGACCGAGCGGCACGGCGTGCGGGTGCAGCTCAAGGAGTCCGCGTACGGCGGCACCACGGCCGTCGTGCTGATCCCGGCCGAGCTGGTCACCGCCGACGACGAGGACCCGAGCACCTCCGGCGGGTTCCGGGCCGGCCTGCCCGCCGCCGGCCCGGTGGCCGGCGCGTCCGGCCAGGCGCCGCCCGCCACGGCGCCGGTGGTGCTGGCCGAACCGCTCGTGTCCCGCCCCCGTTCGGCGCCGGACGCCGACGCCCCCGCCGCGGGGGACGCCGACGACGGTGGCGCTCTGCCGACCCGGTCGCGCGGCCGGAGCCTGCCGACGACCGGTCCGGCCCTCGACGCGCGGTTGCCCGTCCGGCCCCGTGGCGGCCCTGAGCAGCACGCCCTGGACGGCCCGACCTTCCCGACCGGCCTGCCGACGGCCGCCGCCCGGCCCACGCCGGCGCAGACGCCCGACGCGACGGAGCCGGCCGCACCGGAGGCGGACACCGGGTCCACGGCGACCGGCGGTCCGGCGCCGACGGCCCGCCAGGTGACGGCGCGTACCGACTCGGGGCTGCCGGTCCGGGTCCGGCAGGCCAGCATCGTGCCGGAGCTGCGCGACGATCCGGCAGCCGGCGGGGACGACGACGCGGACGACGACGCGGTGCGCCCGCCGGAGCAGGTACGCCGGATGATGAGCTCCTACCAGACCGGCACCCGGCGCGGCCGTACGGACGCCGCCCGGCTGCTCGGCGCAGCGGGCGACAGCCGAACCGAGGCCGGCGAGGAACCCGACGCCGGCGACGACCTGCAAGCGACCTGA